A single Xiphias gladius isolate SHS-SW01 ecotype Sanya breed wild chromosome 22, ASM1685928v1, whole genome shotgun sequence DNA region contains:
- the LOC120784348 gene encoding tropomyosin alpha-3 chain-like isoform X1 — MSGGVNSIEAVKKKIKVLQEQAEEAEERAERLQKEVEKEKRSREEAEAEVTSLGRRLQLSEENLDRAQERLATALHKLDEVEKAADESERGMKVIENRALKDEEKMEHLEVQLREAKQIAEEADRKYEEVARKLVMVEGELERAEDRAEQAESKVRRLEEQLRSFDQSLKSLQASEDKYSQKEDRYEEEIKNLSSKLKEAETRAEFAERSVGKLEKTIDDLEDALTSARNANMELQATLNQTMEELNAC, encoded by the exons atgagtgGAGGAGTGAACAGCATTGAGGCCGTGAAGAAGAAGATCAAAGTTCTGCAGGAGCAGGcggaggaggctgaggagagagcagagagactgcagaaggaggtggagaaggagaagaggagcagagaggag gcagaggcagaggtgACATCTCTGGGTCGTCGTCTGCAGCTCAGTGAGGAGAATCTTGACAGAGCTCAGGAGAGGCTGGCCACTGCCCTCCATAAACTGGATGAGGTGGAGAAAGCTGCCGACGAGAGTGAGAG aggTATGAAGGTGATAGAGAACAGAGCTCTGAAGGACGAGGAGAAGATGGAGCATCTGGAGGTTCAGCTGAGAGAGGCCAAACAGATTGCTGAAGAGGCTGATCGGAAATACGAGGAG gtggcTCGTAAACTGGTGATGGTGGAAGGAGAACTGGAACGAGCTGAAGACAGAGCTGAGCAAGCTGAGAG TAAGGTTCGGAGGTTGGAGGAGCAGTTGAGGAGTTTCGACCAATCACTGAAGAGCCTGCAGGCGTCTGAGGACAAG tATTCTCAGAAGGAGGACAGGTATGAAGAGGAAATCAAGAACTTGAGCAGCAAACTCAAAGAG GCTGAGACCAGAGCAGAGTTTGCCGAGCGTTCAGTGGGCAAACTGGAGAAAACTATCGACGACCTGGAAG atgcTCTGACTTCGGCCAGAAATGCTAACATGGAGCTTCAGGCGACTCTGAATCAGACCATGGAAGAACTCAATGCCTGCTGa
- the LOC120784348 gene encoding tropomyosin alpha-4 chain-like isoform X2: protein MSGGVNSIEAVKKKIKVLQEQAEEAEERAERLQKEVEKEKRSREEAEAEVTSLGRRLQLSEENLDRAQERLATALHKLDEVEKAADESERGMKVIENRALKDEEKMEHLEVQLREAKQIAEEADRKYEEVARKLVMVEGELERAEDRAEQAESKCRVLEEELKTVFTSSKSLEAQAEKYSQKEDRYEEEIKNLSSKLKEAETRAEFAERSVGKLEKTIDDLEDALTSARNANMELQATLNQTMEELNAC from the exons atgagtgGAGGAGTGAACAGCATTGAGGCCGTGAAGAAGAAGATCAAAGTTCTGCAGGAGCAGGcggaggaggctgaggagagagcagagagactgcagaaggaggtggagaaggagaagaggagcagagaggag gcagaggcagaggtgACATCTCTGGGTCGTCGTCTGCAGCTCAGTGAGGAGAATCTTGACAGAGCTCAGGAGAGGCTGGCCACTGCCCTCCATAAACTGGATGAGGTGGAGAAAGCTGCCGACGAGAGTGAGAG aggTATGAAGGTGATAGAGAACAGAGCTCTGAAGGACGAGGAGAAGATGGAGCATCTGGAGGTTCAGCTGAGAGAGGCCAAACAGATTGCTGAAGAGGCTGATCGGAAATACGAGGAG gtggcTCGTAAACTGGTGATGGTGGAAGGAGAACTGGAACGAGCTGAAGACAGAGCTGAGCAAGCTGAGAG TAAGTGTCGAGTgttggaggaggagctgaaaaCTGTCTTCACTAGTTCAAAGTCCCTGGAGGCCCAGGCTGAGAAG tATTCTCAGAAGGAGGACAGGTATGAAGAGGAAATCAAGAACTTGAGCAGCAAACTCAAAGAG GCTGAGACCAGAGCAGAGTTTGCCGAGCGTTCAGTGGGCAAACTGGAGAAAACTATCGACGACCTGGAAG atgcTCTGACTTCGGCCAGAAATGCTAACATGGAGCTTCAGGCGACTCTGAATCAGACCATGGAAGAACTCAATGCCTGCTGa